The following are encoded together in the Mycolicibacterium arabiense genome:
- a CDS encoding bifunctional allantoicase/(S)-ureidoglycine aminohydrolase, which yields MTTPPTTGSYYTPRGGLPPQTDLLTDRAIVTEAYTVIPRGVLSDIVTSVFPEWTDTRAWIVNRPVAGGATTYYQAIVEVKPGGGAQRPEPQPEVQSFLFVTSGALTVDAAGQSQTLTEGGFAYLPAGTDWSARNDGNADATFVWIRKRYEAVEGHTVSVKFGNEQDIEPSAMPGTDGKWRTTRMLDPQDLGYDMHVNVVTFEPGATIPFAETHVMEHGLLMLEGKAVYHLNRDWVEVQAGDFLSLRAFCPQACYAGGPSNFRYLLYKDVNRQIML from the coding sequence ATGACTACTCCACCGACCACTGGTTCTTACTACACGCCCCGCGGCGGCCTGCCCCCGCAGACCGATCTGCTGACCGACCGCGCGATCGTCACCGAGGCCTACACGGTGATCCCGCGCGGGGTCCTCTCCGACATCGTCACCTCGGTGTTCCCGGAGTGGACCGACACCCGCGCATGGATAGTCAACCGGCCCGTCGCCGGTGGCGCTACGACGTACTACCAGGCGATCGTCGAGGTCAAGCCGGGCGGCGGGGCGCAGCGACCCGAGCCGCAACCCGAGGTGCAGAGCTTCCTGTTCGTCACGTCCGGTGCACTCACCGTCGACGCGGCAGGACAATCGCAAACACTCACCGAAGGCGGCTTCGCCTACCTCCCGGCAGGCACCGACTGGTCGGCCCGCAACGACGGCAACGCCGACGCCACGTTCGTCTGGATCCGCAAGCGCTACGAGGCCGTCGAGGGCCACACGGTATCGGTGAAGTTCGGCAACGAGCAGGACATCGAACCGTCGGCCATGCCCGGGACCGACGGCAAGTGGCGCACGACGCGCATGCTCGACCCGCAGGACCTCGGGTACGACATGCACGTCAACGTCGTCACCTTCGAGCCCGGCGCGACCATTCCGTTCGCCGAGACCCACGTGATGGAACACGGCCTGCTGATGCTCGAAGGCAAGGCCGTCTACCACCTCAACAGGGACTGGGTGGAGGTGCAGGCGGGCGACTTCCTGTCGCTGCGCGCCTTCTGCCCGCAGGCGTGCTACGCAGGCGGACCGTCGAACTTCCGCTACCTGCTGTACAAGGACGTCAACCGACAGATCATGCTCTGA
- a CDS encoding aspartate/glutamate racemase family protein, which produces MRILVANVNTTASMTDAIAESARRVASPGTEIVGITPRFGADSCEGNFESYLAAIAVMDAVTSYPEPFDAVIQAGYGEHGREGLQELLDVPVVDITEAAASTAMYLGHKYSVVTTLDRTVPLIEDRLKLAGLDARCASVRASGLGVLELESDPGRAVEAIVREAREAVENDHAEVICLGCGGMAELEEKVTAATGVPIVDGVRAAVTIAEGLVRMGLSTSKVRTYATPRSKNITGWPFQS; this is translated from the coding sequence ATGCGAATCCTCGTAGCCAACGTGAACACGACGGCCTCGATGACCGATGCCATCGCCGAGTCGGCGCGCCGTGTCGCGTCTCCGGGTACTGAGATCGTCGGCATCACACCGCGTTTCGGTGCGGACTCGTGCGAGGGGAACTTCGAGAGCTATCTCGCGGCCATCGCCGTCATGGATGCGGTCACTTCGTACCCCGAGCCGTTCGACGCCGTGATTCAGGCAGGGTACGGCGAGCACGGCCGGGAGGGCCTGCAGGAGTTGCTCGACGTCCCGGTGGTCGACATCACCGAGGCTGCCGCGTCGACGGCGATGTATCTCGGACACAAGTACTCGGTCGTCACCACGCTCGACCGCACCGTCCCGCTGATCGAGGACCGTCTCAAGCTCGCGGGTCTCGATGCACGATGCGCGTCGGTGCGCGCGTCCGGCCTCGGAGTGCTCGAACTCGAGTCGGATCCGGGTCGGGCGGTCGAGGCGATCGTGCGCGAGGCGCGAGAGGCAGTGGAGAACGATCACGCGGAGGTGATCTGCCTCGGTTGCGGCGGTATGGCCGAACTCGAGGAGAAGGTGACGGCCGCGACCGGCGTCCCGATCGTCGACGGCGTCCGCGCGGCGGTCACCATCGCCGAAGGATTGGTCCGGATGGGACTGTCCACGTCGAAGGTGCGTACCTACGCGACGCCACGCTCGAAGAACATCACTGGCTGGCCATTCCAGTCGTAG
- a CDS encoding DUF6986 family protein: protein MTRRLDDAVLADVDSRLADADARLVAGYPGDDGRRQPVHTVYVPGNRYSATTPADWGSAALAAAHDAGGLDAVATLVGASSGTDCEPETLAALVEDKLTTEPIEDLRIDFEDGYSPSDGTEDADVARAVAALRTALDSGTSTPFVGTRFKCLEAGTRARGLRTLDLFVSGLVDSGGLPDGLTLTLPKVTSVDQVEAMVAVASALERANGLPAGRIRFEVQVETPQAILGADGRAPVAQFIHAGNGRVSALHYGTYDYSASLGIAAAYQSMEHPAADHAKNVMQLAVAGTGVHMSDGSTNILPVGDADNVAMAWKLHARLVRRHLERGIYQGWDMHPAQLVTRYLATYVFYRGAFLPAATRLRNYVHQLDSTVMDEPATARALASVIHRGNACGALTVDEIETATDLPMSTARDIALGRPIRSTQ, encoded by the coding sequence GTGACACGACGCCTCGACGATGCCGTGCTGGCCGACGTCGACAGCCGCCTCGCGGACGCCGACGCCCGACTGGTCGCCGGATATCCCGGCGACGACGGTCGTCGGCAGCCGGTCCACACCGTCTACGTCCCGGGCAACCGGTACTCGGCGACGACGCCCGCCGACTGGGGGTCCGCCGCTCTCGCCGCGGCGCATGACGCAGGCGGACTCGACGCGGTCGCCACGCTCGTCGGCGCGAGCAGCGGAACCGACTGCGAGCCGGAGACTCTCGCCGCCCTCGTCGAGGACAAGCTGACCACCGAACCCATCGAAGACCTCCGCATCGACTTCGAAGACGGCTACTCCCCCTCGGACGGCACCGAGGACGCGGACGTCGCGCGAGCGGTCGCCGCACTGCGGACCGCACTCGACTCGGGCACCTCGACGCCGTTCGTCGGCACTCGCTTCAAATGCCTCGAGGCAGGCACCCGTGCCCGAGGACTGCGCACGCTCGACCTGTTCGTCAGCGGACTCGTCGACTCCGGCGGCCTCCCCGACGGCCTGACCCTGACCCTGCCCAAGGTGACGTCGGTCGACCAGGTCGAGGCGATGGTCGCCGTCGCGAGCGCCCTCGAACGTGCCAACGGGCTGCCCGCGGGCCGCATCCGCTTCGAGGTGCAGGTCGAAACACCGCAGGCGATCCTCGGTGCCGATGGCCGCGCACCCGTCGCCCAGTTCATCCACGCCGGCAACGGTCGCGTCAGCGCGCTGCACTACGGGACCTACGACTACTCGGCGTCCCTTGGCATCGCCGCCGCCTACCAGTCGATGGAGCATCCGGCGGCCGACCACGCCAAGAACGTCATGCAACTCGCCGTGGCAGGCACCGGTGTGCACATGTCCGACGGCTCGACCAACATCCTCCCCGTCGGCGACGCCGACAACGTCGCCATGGCGTGGAAGCTGCACGCCCGCCTCGTCCGGCGCCACCTGGAACGCGGCATCTACCAGGGTTGGGACATGCACCCCGCCCAACTCGTCACCCGATACCTGGCGACCTACGTGTTCTACCGAGGCGCCTTCTTACCGGCCGCGACGCGGCTGCGCAACTACGTTCACCAGCTCGACTCGACCGTCATGGACGAGCCGGCCACCGCCCGCGCCCTCGCCAGCGTGATCCATCGCGGCAACGCGTGCGGCGCCCTCACCGTCGACGAGATCGAGACAGCCACCGATCTCCCCATGTCCACCGCGCGTGACATTGCGCTCGGCCGCCCGATCAGGAGCACGCAATGA